The following coding sequences lie in one Eupeodes corollae unplaced genomic scaffold, idEupCoro1.1 scaffold_560, whole genome shotgun sequence genomic window:
- the LOC129953556 gene encoding uncharacterized protein LOC129953556, with product MYLIPSTMNLREELLQVEEEVLFKPCKKVIELKQNEKYRIGKLKRCVTKFGERIVADLGEFQTFFPMRYNKLSDAAITEINRGSFNFTYLCPLGRTASIKIEEEL from the exons ATGTATCTCATACCGTCGACGATGAATCTCAGAGAAGAACTTTTACAAGTTGAAGAGGAAGTTTTGTTCAAGCCTTGTAAAAAGgttattgaattaaaacaaaatgaaaaatatcgtaTTGGTAAACTGAAACGTTGTGTTACGAAATTTGGAGAACGAATTGTTGCTGATTTGGGCGAATTTCag aCTTTCTTCCCAATGCGATACAACAAATTGTCAGACGCTGCAATAACCGAAATCAATCGAGGTTCATTCAACTTTACCTATTTATGTCCGTTAGGACGAACTGCtagtattaaaattgaagaagaactgtaa